TTCTCGTCACACAGTCACGCAGTCCCTCAGTGGGCTACGCAGTCCTGGGGACACACGTGCTGTCACTATCTCCTCGgtatgcgtgtgcacacacacttgcacacacactcactcatgcTCGGGCACGGTTCTGTGGAGGCTGAGGGCAGGTCGGGGGAAGGAGGGCCCGGGCTCAGTCAGATGAGGCTGGCGATGCTGGACGTGGTCTCATGATGCTGACCGGCGGACAGCTGTCCTGAGATGCTGAAGATGCTGCCGTTGCCGCTGCGGTCACTGCGGGTGGGGGGGGTGGCCATGCGGGTTGAGGGGCAGTGTCCGCTCACGGCCACCTGATAGAGCAGCAGGCCCAGCAGCAAGAGTGCACCAGAGGCAGCCAGGGTGATGCCCACGGACAGCATGGCAGCCAGcggccgggccggggcgggggcagCAGCCAGCCCGGCCAGAGTCAGGCCAGTGACCAGCAACACCAGGCCGCTGAGCAGCACCACCAAGGCGTCGGCACCTCCTCCGCTGCGCAGCAGGGCCACGTGGTGGGGCTGGCGGATGCAGTTCATGTCCTGCACGGCCGAGCTCATCAGCTGCTTAACTAGGACCACCAGGGCCAGCAGGCAGAGCGCCGTGCCCACTGCCAGGCGCCACTCCCCCGAGCGGCTGCTGGTGGAGGACAGCAGGGCCACGCCGCCCGCCCCACAGCCCGCCACGAGGCCCACGGCCACGGCGAAGCAGAGTGCCGAGCGCCGCGGCTGCTGGGACCACCACAGCTCCACCTGCTCCGCCAGCACATCCGCGGGCAGCCCCCGGCCCCGCGGGGCCTGAACCTCTCCTTCAGACATGGCTGATCTGGCACGAGTGAGGGCGGAGGGCAGCCTCAGGGGGCAGAGGTGCAGGTCATGGCCTGGAGCCCCCACCACCTGCGTGGCAGCTAGAGGCCCAGAGTCCCATTCCTCGCATGGTCCAGGGTCTGGTCACCATCACCTGCCGGGGGAGAATCACACTTGCTATCTCCCCAGTCCACCTGCCCCTTATGGTCTCTCCTGGGAGCCTTGGGGATGCTCCCGTGTCCCCTGGGAATCCTCCCACATCCCCTGCAATCCCCCCGGGCCACCCAAGTCCCTCCCTAGCACTTTCCCTTGGGAATGCCTCTCCAGAGACCCCAGGAGAGCTCCCTCCACCCAAAGCACCCCCAGCCCTCTAGGGAACCCCCTGCCCAACCCCTGACCTCTCTGGCTGTCTCAGTTGCCTGTCCCATTCCGGCTGGCCAATGGAGCTGGTGTCACAGTGGACGATGGGACTGGATGAAGACTCGCAGATAAAGCCTCATTCAGGATCTGACTCACATGGCCTCAGCTGTCACCGCTGGCTCCTGGGGGGAGGGTTAAGGGGGGGGAGGGGGCTTATGATTTAACCCTTCTGGAACCAGCAGCCCGACCCTGCATCTTCTCTCTTGGGGCTGCGGCTCCTTCTCTGCAAGTCAGGATCTGACCCCTAACACCCTCCTTCCCCTGAGGTCCCATCCAATCTCATAGCCACAGCTGCTGGTTCCTGAATCCCCCTCTCTgccaaacccagatctccctcccAAGCTCCAGACCTGTAAGGTAGTAGTCACTCTGACGTCCCATAGGCACCTCTGATACAACAGGTCCCAACCCAAGCTTGTCATCTTAtcctgaacctgcttctcctttgCGCTCCTCCCTTGGGCACGTCCTGGGGACGCCACCTCTGAACATTTTTCCATCTCATCCCTGCCCTCATCCCCTTGCTCCTGTACTTCAACTTCTGTCCCCTCACAACTCCCTCATTGctcttcctgcctcccccacGCTTCTCCTCTCACCGCCCCCCATGCCACAATTTCTCTAACGTGGTACAAAGGGAAGGAGGGCTCTGGACTGGCCCCCCAACTGCAGTCCCTCCACCGTGGGTGTGTGGGCGAGGGATCTTGCAGCGGTTCCTCATCGAACACGTCCACCAGAGGCCAGTCAGAGTGACTCCCACCAGGCAAAATACAGCATTCCAGGCCCTGCCACAAGGATCCCCAGTTCACAGCAGGGCTGCTGCTGTGATGAGGGCTGGGCTGTGGGTTAGTCAGAGAGGGGTCTGCAGGAGGTTAGAGAAGCCCCCATGAGTTCACCTCTTGGAGCTCATGCTCCTAATCTGAAAAGTGAGGCCAATAACATTtatctggggggaggggggcattaAAAATCTCCAGGTCAGAATTTCAGTGGGAATTCTAGGGCCCGCAAAGATGCAGAGTATTCTTTCTGAATAAAAGAACCCAGCATTCTTTCATTCAATTCAGGACGAAGATTCCTGCTCTATATGGAGGACGCAGGCTCTAGGTCATTCTGGGAACGTGACTTCATGACTGTACGTGGGTTACACCCCTGATGAGGTATCCGTTGTTCCAATCCCTCAGCAGGGGCTGCGAGGCACGTGAGGTAGGAGGGCAGCTGCAAATGCCCccaagggaggtgggggaggggccgaGGAGGGGCCCTGGAATCAGTCCCTGCTTCCCCAGGACTGTGACTTCTCTGGTCTGAAAGTGCTTGCACAGGTGTGCTGGGACCGCGGGCCCGGGGTTGGGGGTTCTCAAGGGAAGAGccagtgggagaaggtgggctGGTAGGGGTAGGGGACCATGGGGCACTCACAAGAAGCCTGGAGTTGTTGGATCCGATCCCGAGCAGTCAGGGCGGGCAGGTGGGGCACTCCAGCTCCGTTTCCGGGGAGGCGCTTCACCTGCCTAACCTACACCTAGGTGagctgaggtgggggagggagaggaggatcAACAGGTGTTTCCAAGGCAGAGCCTGAGCCGATTGGCTGACGTGCACTGCTCCTTCTGCTGGGCTGAGGCAttccagggaagggaggggcttCTGTCCGCTGCTCTTAGGGCTCGAACACAATTCCTAGACCTGGATAGCAGGAAGGAATGTTGTCCATCTGCCCCAGAGCCTGGGCCTGAGCCCATCCCCCAGCTCCAACCTCTGTTTAGCTTTAACTCCAGCCTGCAACCCAACCCCAAAACCCAGCTGCAGTTTTAAACCCTACCTAGAACTCCTGGATCTAGCTGAGGCCTCCACCTCACATCTCAGCCCCAACTCTGAATCTCAAATCCCAATCCAGCCCCAACCCCATTTCCAAATCCAGTTCCAGTCCCAGCCCCAGATCCCAACCCCAAATCTGACTTGAAACCTCAGTTCCAAATTCTGGAATTTGGAACCTCATCCTTGGCCTCAAACTTGACCCATTTCTGAATGTAGCCCCCAAATTCTAACTCCAAAGTCAAATCCTGCCTCTGCCCCAAATTCCAAAACCAGTTGTCCCACAAACCCAGCCCCACTACTTCCTTG
This portion of the Cervus canadensis isolate Bull #8, Minnesota chromosome 2, ASM1932006v1, whole genome shotgun sequence genome encodes:
- the TMEM125 gene encoding transmembrane protein 125, whose amino-acid sequence is MSEGEVQAPRGRGLPADVLAEQVELWWSQQPRRSALCFAVAVGLVAGCGAGGVALLSSTSSRSGEWRLAVGTALCLLALVVLVKQLMSSAVQDMNCIRQPHHVALLRSGGGADALVVLLSGLVLLVTGLTLAGLAAAPAPARPLAAMLSVGITLAASGALLLLGLLLYQVAVSGHCPSTRMATPPTRSDRSGNGSIFSISGQLSAGQHHETTSSIASLI